One part of the Xiphophorus maculatus strain JP 163 A chromosome 1, X_maculatus-5.0-male, whole genome shotgun sequence genome encodes these proteins:
- the LOC102232093 gene encoding neurexophilin-2, with protein MDDWCCCCRMRALCLNFAITCLWLLPCAVQESSGPLSLKSKQWRAAGAGEEPEGAALKVKHVSKDLQIISTKHKTQTYGALSPYGWPQNFSQAPDQYLYGAPPKSKPPAKTSTKAKKILGWGDFYFNVKTVKFSLLVTGKIVDHINGTFSVYFRHNSSRLGNISVSIVPPSKAVGWEVLDGAVDSSPNKNSVLFPDLIPPSSTSSAPTEHQKYQRDMMMVTELNCRIEYQRTNRSKKTKPCMYDPGQTCYSENTQSQAAWICAKPFKVICIFIAFTGTDYRLVQKVCPDHNFQAEQNQQHLG; from the exons ATGGACGattggtgctgctgctgcaggatgaGGGCTCTTTGTTTGAACTTTGCCATCACCTGTCTGTGGCTCCTTCCCTGCGCG GTACAGGAGTCATCTGGTCCTCTAAGCCTAAAGAGCAAACAATGGAGGGCCGCTGGCGCAGGAGAAGAACCCGAGGGAGCAGCACTGAAGGTTAAACATGTATCCAAAGACTTACAAATCATCTCCACCAAACACAAAACCCAAACATACGGCGCGCTGAGCCCCTACGGCTGGCCGCAGAACTTTTCACAAGCTCCAGACCAGTATCTGTACGGCGCTCCTCCCAAATCCAAGCCTCCTGCCAAAACCTCCACAAAGGCCAAGAAGATCCTGGGCTGGGGGGATTTCTACTTCAACGTGAAAACCGTGAAGTTCAGCCTCCTGGTGACTGGAAAAATCGTGGACCACATCAATGGAACGTTCAGCGTCTACTTCCGGCACAACTCTTCCCGTCTGGGGAACATATCCGTCAGCATCGTCCCGCCATCCAAAGCAGTGGGCTGGGAGGTTCTCGATGGTGCGGTCGACAGCAGCCCCAATAAAAACTCTGTCCTGTTCCCAGATCTGATTCCCCCGTCGTCCACCAGCTCCGCTCCTACTGAGCATCAGAAATATCAGCGGGACATGATGATGGTGACTGAGCTCAACTGCCGCATCGAGTACCAGCGAACCAACCGGTCCAAGAAGACCAAGCCGTGCATGTACGATCCAGGGCAGACCTGCTACTCGGAAAACACACAGTCCCAGGCAGCATGGATCTGCGCCAAACCCTTCAAGGTCATATGCATCTTCATCGCCTTCACTGGCACGGACTACAGGCTGGTGCAGAAGGTCTGTCCGGATCACAACTTTCaggcagagcagaaccagcagcaccTCGGATGA